From Xenopus tropicalis strain Nigerian chromosome 3, UCB_Xtro_10.0, whole genome shotgun sequence, the proteins below share one genomic window:
- the ramac gene encoding RNA guanine-N7 methyltransferase activating subunit yields the protein MAEALGAQELYEKMFEQRFTANDKEYQEYLKREQDQPPIVEDWKMGNQRNTDRYRDNRHHRGWDGRQNWSSNSYNQSYGRGGWGNSYNQYRQDRHNYQQGHYTHNPSNQRFHSDRY from the exons ATGGCTGAAGCACTTGGAGCTCAGGAACTTTATGAAAAGATGTTTGAGCAGCGGTTTACAGCCAATGACAAGGAATACCAGGAATATCTGAAAAGAGAACAAGATCAACCACCAATTGTAGAAGACTGGAAAATGGGCAATCAAAGAAATACAGATAG GTATCGTGATAATCGACATCATAGAGGATGGGATGGAAGACAAAACTGGTCTAGCAATAGCTACAATCAGTCATACGGAAGGGGAGGTTGGGGAAACAGCTATAACCAATACAGACAAGACCGGCATAACTACCAACAAGGACACTACACACACAATCCTAGCAACCAAAGGTTTCACTCAGATCGATATTAG
- the c15orf40 gene encoding UPF0235 protein C15orf40 homolog: protein MPKKGKGLKKDASPVVPVTGPVSRDKTGSVIISIHAKPGAKQNAITDVTADAVGVAIAAPPTEGEANAELCRYLSKVLVLKKSEVSLDKGGKSREKVVKISASITPEVVLEKLKEAAGQS from the exons ATGCCTAAGAAG GGAAAAGGGCTCAAGAAAGATGCATCTCCAGTGGTTCCTGTTACTGGACCGGTTTCAAGAGACAAAACTGGATCAGTTATCATCAGTATACATGCCAAGCCAGGGGCTAAACAAAACGCTATAACAG ATGTGACAGCGGATGCTGTGGGCGTTGCTATTGCAGCTCCTCCGACAGAAGGGGAAGCAAATGCAGAGCTATGCCGATATCTTTCAAAGGTTCTGGTACTAAAGAAGAGTGAAGTTTCCTTGGATAAG GGTGGAAAATCTAGAGAAAAAGTTGTAAAAATTTCAGCATCCATAACCCCAGAAGTTGTTTTGGAAAAGTTAAAGGAAGCAGCTGGACAGTCATAG
- the c15orf40 gene encoding UPF0235 protein C15orf40 homolog isoform X1: MYGNPTGALNTRFICVTARTLAMPKKGKGLKKDASPVVPVTGPVSRDKTGSVIISIHAKPGAKQNAITDVTADAVGVAIAAPPTEGEANAELCRYLSKVLVLKKSEVSLDKGGKSREKVVKISASITPEVVLEKLKEAAGQS, translated from the exons ATGTATGGGAACCCCACTGGAGCCTTGAATACGCGATTTATTTGTGTGACCGCCCGAACTCTCGCTATGCCTAAGAAG GGAAAAGGGCTCAAGAAAGATGCATCTCCAGTGGTTCCTGTTACTGGACCGGTTTCAAGAGACAAAACTGGATCAGTTATCATCAGTATACATGCCAAGCCAGGGGCTAAACAAAACGCTATAACAG ATGTGACAGCGGATGCTGTGGGCGTTGCTATTGCAGCTCCTCCGACAGAAGGGGAAGCAAATGCAGAGCTATGCCGATATCTTTCAAAGGTTCTGGTACTAAAGAAGAGTGAAGTTTCCTTGGATAAG GGTGGAAAATCTAGAGAAAAAGTTGTAAAAATTTCAGCATCCATAACCCCAGAAGTTGTTTTGGAAAAGTTAAAGGAAGCAGCTGGACAGTCATAG